One window from the genome of Corynebacterium sp. SCR221107 encodes:
- the trpA gene encoding tryptophan synthase subunit alpha, translated as MSRYDKLFADLTARGEGAFVPFIMLGDPSPEDSLEIIRTVVNAGADALELGVPFSDPVADGPTIQKSHLRALDNGATVEGSLALIRQIRAEFPDLPIGMLIYGNVPFTRGLEPFYQEFKDAGADSILLPDVPVREGKPFIAAAKKADIAPIFIAPAQSREDTLQGVAAHSEGYIYAISRDGVTGTERESQTTGLKDVVANVTRFGGAPVLLGFGISTPKHVADAIAAGAAGAITGSAITSIIESHCEGAHPNPAHITDLPGLKAELTEFVSAMKQATK; from the coding sequence ATGAGCCGCTACGACAAGCTTTTCGCCGACCTCACCGCCCGCGGGGAAGGTGCGTTCGTGCCCTTCATCATGCTCGGCGACCCCAGCCCGGAAGACTCACTGGAGATCATTCGCACCGTCGTCAACGCGGGTGCCGACGCCCTCGAGCTCGGCGTACCCTTCTCCGATCCTGTCGCCGACGGTCCCACCATCCAGAAGTCCCACCTGCGCGCCCTCGACAATGGGGCCACCGTCGAAGGCTCCCTGGCGCTCATCCGCCAGATACGCGCCGAGTTCCCGGACTTGCCGATCGGCATGCTCATCTACGGCAATGTCCCCTTTACCCGTGGCCTCGAACCCTTCTACCAGGAATTCAAGGACGCTGGCGCGGACTCCATCCTCCTGCCGGATGTTCCCGTGCGCGAGGGTAAGCCCTTCATCGCCGCGGCGAAGAAGGCGGACATCGCCCCGATCTTCATCGCACCCGCGCAATCCCGTGAGGACACCCTGCAGGGCGTGGCAGCCCACTCCGAGGGCTACATCTATGCGATTTCCCGCGATGGCGTGACCGGCACCGAGCGCGAGTCTCAAACAACGGGTCTCAAGGATGTCGTCGCCAACGTCACCCGCTTCGGTGGCGCCCCCGTGCTCCTTGGTTTTGGTATCTCCACGCCAAAGCATGTGGCTGATGCCATCGCGGCCGGTGCGGCCGGCGCCATTACGGGTTCGGCGATCACATCGATCATCGAGTCCCACTGCGAAGGCGCACACCCGAACCCAGCACACATCACGGACCTGCCAGGACTGAAGGCAGAACTCACCGAGTTCGTCTCCGCCATGAAACAGGCAACGAAGTAG
- the trpB gene encoding tryptophan synthase subunit beta, producing MTDNYSALRDGGATLLPAYFGEFGGQFVPESLIPALDQLEKAFVDAQNDPEFRKELAGYLKDYLGRPTPLTECSNLPLAGKGKGHARIFLKREDLVHGGAHKTNQVIGQALLAKRMGKTRIIAETGAGQHGTATALACALLGLDCVIYMGAKDVERQQPNVYRMQLMGAKVVPVDSGSGTLKDAVNEALRDWTATFHESHYLLGTAAGPHPFPTIVREFHRVISEEAKQQMLERTGGLPDVVVACVGGGSNAIGMFADFIDEPSVELVGAEPGGEGLSSGKHGATISNGQIGILHGAKSYLMRNSDGQVEESYSISAGLDYPGVGPQHAYLSASGRATYVAITDAEALEAFQLLSLKEGIIPALESSHAMAYALKRAALAEEEGKDITILVSLSGRGDKDVDHVRRTLEANPELKLKEQ from the coding sequence ATGACTGATAATTACTCCGCGCTGCGCGACGGCGGGGCGACCCTGCTGCCCGCTTACTTCGGCGAATTCGGTGGCCAGTTCGTCCCCGAATCCCTCATCCCGGCCCTCGACCAGCTCGAGAAGGCCTTTGTGGATGCGCAAAATGACCCAGAGTTCCGCAAGGAACTCGCTGGCTATCTCAAGGACTACCTGGGCCGCCCGACCCCGCTGACGGAATGCTCCAACCTCCCCTTGGCCGGCAAGGGCAAGGGTCACGCCCGCATCTTCCTCAAGCGCGAGGACCTGGTCCACGGTGGCGCCCACAAGACCAACCAGGTCATCGGCCAGGCACTTCTGGCCAAGCGCATGGGCAAGACCCGCATCATCGCCGAGACCGGTGCGGGCCAGCACGGCACCGCCACCGCGCTTGCCTGCGCGCTGCTCGGCCTCGACTGCGTTATCTACATGGGCGCAAAAGACGTCGAACGCCAGCAGCCGAACGTCTACCGCATGCAACTCATGGGCGCGAAGGTCGTTCCCGTCGACTCCGGCTCCGGCACACTTAAGGACGCGGTCAACGAAGCACTGCGCGACTGGACGGCCACCTTCCACGAGTCTCACTACCTGCTCGGCACCGCCGCAGGCCCGCACCCTTTCCCCACGATCGTGCGTGAGTTCCATCGCGTCATCTCCGAGGAGGCCAAACAGCAGATGCTTGAGCGCACCGGTGGCCTGCCGGATGTCGTCGTTGCCTGCGTCGGCGGCGGTTCCAACGCGATCGGCATGTTCGCCGACTTCATCGACGAGCCGAGCGTGGAACTTGTCGGCGCCGAGCCCGGCGGCGAGGGCCTAAGCTCCGGCAAACACGGCGCAACCATCTCCAACGGCCAGATCGGCATCCTCCACGGCGCCAAGAGCTACCTGATGCGCAACTCCGACGGCCAGGTAGAGGAGTCCTATTCGATCTCGGCAGGCCTCGACTACCCGGGCGTTGGACCGCAGCACGCCTACTTGTCCGCGTCCGGCCGCGCGACTTACGTGGCCATCACCGACGCCGAGGCACTCGAAGCCTTCCAGCTTCTCAGCCTCAAGGAGGGCATCATCCCCGCCCTCGAGTCCTCCCACGCAATGGCCTATGCCCTCAAGCGCGCGGCACTTGCCGAAGAAGAAGGAAAGGACATCACCATCCTGGTGTCCCTGTCCGGCCGTGGCGATAAGGACGTCGACCACGTCCGTCGCACCCTCGAAGCCAACCCCGAGCTCAAGCTGAAGGAGCAGTAA
- a CDS encoding anthranilate synthase component 1: MLMIVDKREVRYHEDASALFAHLGGLDAQDSVLLESSDIESKKNTMCVAVLTAAVRVTCTGQQVVAEALSDTGQAIVDRLRGQLPDYLTHDDGSTVTFSFSLSELHDERKRLQAPSTAEVLRALQLDAGYKGSNLPFLGGGFAFDYLETFEKLSTVREGLNTYPDFQFLVAETYLLIDHLSRTAEVEAVGVDGQALTTRLDDLVEQIAAAPTTYEEPTPTADEPLRVLATVTDAEFRDQVKALKGNIYDGDIYQVVPARAFEMTCDDAFAAYRRLRSTNPSPYMFYVRGLAAGKTYELIGASPESNLKFDAATREVQLYPIAGTRPRGLNPDGSINHELDIRAELDMRTDAKEIAEHTMLVDLARNDLARVAVPATRRVADLLQVDRYSRVMHLVSRVTATLDPDFDALDAYRACMNMGTLTGAPKLRAMELLRGVEQTRRGSYGGAVGYLRGDGSMDTCIVIRSAFIQDGKAIVQAGAGVVRDSSPQSEADETLHKAYAVINAIALAQGTTPEVIR; this comes from the coding sequence ATGTTAATGATCGTCGACAAGCGAGAAGTGCGCTATCACGAGGATGCCTCGGCATTATTCGCCCACCTAGGCGGCCTCGATGCGCAGGATTCGGTGCTGCTGGAGTCCAGCGACATCGAGTCGAAGAAAAACACCATGTGCGTGGCCGTCCTCACCGCCGCCGTCCGCGTGACTTGCACCGGCCAACAGGTGGTCGCTGAGGCGCTCAGCGACACGGGACAGGCGATCGTCGATAGGTTGCGCGGCCAGCTGCCCGACTACCTCACCCACGATGACGGCTCGACCGTCACCTTCAGCTTCTCGCTGTCTGAGCTTCACGACGAGCGCAAGCGCCTGCAGGCACCGAGCACCGCCGAGGTCTTGCGCGCGCTCCAACTCGACGCGGGCTACAAGGGGTCCAACCTCCCCTTCCTCGGAGGTGGCTTCGCCTTCGACTATCTCGAAACCTTTGAGAAGCTGTCCACGGTCCGCGAGGGCCTGAACACCTACCCCGACTTCCAGTTCCTCGTCGCGGAAACCTATCTCCTCATCGATCACCTCTCGCGCACCGCCGAGGTGGAGGCCGTAGGCGTCGATGGGCAAGCGCTGACCACACGCCTCGACGATCTCGTGGAGCAGATCGCCGCGGCGCCGACCACCTATGAGGAGCCCACGCCAACCGCCGACGAGCCGTTACGGGTGCTGGCAACCGTGACCGATGCGGAATTCCGCGACCAGGTCAAAGCACTCAAGGGCAACATCTACGACGGCGATATCTATCAGGTAGTGCCCGCACGCGCCTTCGAGATGACCTGCGACGATGCCTTTGCTGCTTACCGACGCCTACGGTCGACCAACCCCAGCCCCTACATGTTCTACGTGCGTGGCCTGGCGGCGGGGAAGACCTACGAGCTCATCGGCGCCTCCCCGGAGTCTAACTTGAAGTTCGACGCCGCTACCCGCGAGGTGCAGCTCTATCCGATCGCCGGCACCCGCCCGCGCGGGCTCAACCCGGACGGGAGCATCAACCACGAGCTCGACATCCGCGCCGAGTTGGATATGCGCACCGACGCCAAGGAGATCGCCGAGCACACGATGCTCGTGGACCTTGCGCGCAATGATTTGGCGCGCGTCGCTGTGCCCGCCACTCGCCGCGTCGCCGACCTGCTTCAGGTCGATCGCTACTCCCGCGTCATGCACCTGGTCAGCCGAGTGACTGCAACGCTGGATCCAGACTTCGACGCGCTCGACGCCTACCGTGCCTGCATGAACATGGGAACACTGACCGGAGCACCTAAATTGCGTGCAATGGAACTACTGCGCGGGGTGGAGCAGACCCGGCGCGGTTCCTACGGCGGCGCCGTCGGCTATCTGCGCGGCGATGGTTCGATGGACACCTGCATCGTCATCCGCTCGGCATTCATCCAAGACGGCAAGGCCATCGTCCAAGCCGGCGCGGGTGTCGTGCGCGACTCCTCTCCACAATCGGAGGCCGACGAGACACTCCACAAAGCCTATGCCGTCATCAACGCCATCGCGCTGGCACAGGGAACGACCCCCGAGGTGATCCGCTAA
- the trpB gene encoding tryptophan synthase subunit beta, with protein sequence MTHQHPVLGEVRDTLIDAYFGEFGGQYVPEVMYPVLDELEKAYVDALADPEFAKELDRLQRHYLGRPTPVTECANLPLEGKGRGKARIFLKREDLVHGGAHKGNQVLAQALIAKRLGKTRLIAETGAGQHGTATAMVAALMGMDCTIYMGAKDVARQQPNVYRMRLMGAEVVPVSNEHGDSMSDAIDTALMDWVDNLATTHYLIGSAVGPHPFPKLVHEYQAVISRESREQMLELTGRLPDAVVAAVGGGSNAIGAFADYLTNKPGNEKVRIIGVEPAGQGLDSGKHGAPLERGSIGIQHGFRSFVLLDDEGNVLPSFSVSAGLDYPGVGPEHGYLMTTGRADYYGITDAEALQAFRMLSRYEGIIPALESSHALAYALKMAENAEETGEEINILVNLSGRGDKDVAYVRNILGDLATLDPATHPVTHPDVAKVLAEMTEESNRHEGLTQ encoded by the coding sequence ATGACCCACCAGCACCCAGTCCTCGGCGAAGTCCGCGACACCCTCATCGATGCCTACTTCGGCGAGTTCGGCGGCCAATACGTCCCCGAGGTCATGTACCCGGTGCTCGACGAGCTCGAGAAGGCCTATGTCGATGCGCTTGCCGATCCGGAATTCGCCAAGGAGCTCGACCGGCTGCAGCGGCACTACCTCGGCCGCCCCACTCCGGTCACCGAGTGTGCCAACCTTCCGCTGGAAGGAAAGGGCCGGGGCAAGGCCCGCATTTTCTTAAAGCGTGAGGATCTCGTTCACGGCGGCGCACACAAGGGCAACCAGGTGCTCGCGCAGGCGCTGATTGCCAAGCGTTTGGGCAAGACCCGGCTGATCGCCGAGACGGGTGCGGGCCAGCACGGCACCGCCACCGCCATGGTGGCGGCCCTCATGGGCATGGACTGCACCATCTATATGGGCGCCAAGGATGTCGCACGCCAGCAGCCGAATGTCTACCGCATGCGGCTTATGGGTGCCGAGGTCGTACCAGTGTCCAACGAGCACGGCGATTCCATGTCCGATGCCATCGACACCGCGCTCATGGACTGGGTGGACAACCTCGCAACCACTCACTACCTGATCGGCTCCGCTGTCGGCCCGCACCCGTTCCCAAAGCTGGTCCACGAGTACCAGGCCGTGATCTCACGCGAGTCTCGCGAACAAATGCTGGAGCTTACCGGGCGTCTGCCCGATGCGGTGGTGGCCGCCGTGGGCGGTGGCTCCAACGCCATCGGTGCCTTCGCCGATTACCTCACCAATAAGCCTGGCAATGAGAAGGTCCGCATTATCGGCGTGGAGCCTGCAGGTCAAGGTCTTGATTCCGGCAAGCACGGCGCCCCACTCGAGCGCGGCTCGATCGGCATCCAGCACGGCTTCCGCTCCTTTGTCTTGCTTGACGACGAAGGCAACGTGCTGCCCAGCTTCTCCGTCTCCGCCGGCCTGGATTACCCAGGGGTGGGCCCAGAGCACGGCTACCTGATGACCACCGGCCGCGCCGACTACTACGGCATCACCGATGCCGAGGCACTGCAGGCCTTCCGCATGCTGTCTCGCTATGAGGGCATCATCCCAGCACTGGAGTCTTCCCACGCGCTGGCCTACGCGCTCAAGATGGCGGAGAATGCCGAGGAGACCGGTGAGGAGATCAACATTCTGGTCAACCTCTCCGGCCGCGGCGACAAGGACGTCGCCTACGTGCGCAACATCTTAGGCGATCTGGCCACGCTGGATCCGGCAACCCACCCGGTCACGCACCCGGATGTGGCCAAGGTGCTTGCCGAAATGACCGAAGAGTCCAACCGCCACGAGGGCTTGACCCAGTAG
- the trpCF gene encoding bifunctional indole-3-glycerol-phosphate synthase TrpC/phosphoribosylanthranilate isomerase TrpF — MGSNLPTVLEGIVSARRGHLQEIRERIAHVDVDKLEKSDRSLFENLYGHSNAFIMECKSASPSLGLIRGDYHPGDIARVYSRYAAGISVLCEPERFHGDYNHLATVRASTHLPVLCKDFIIDKVQIHAARYFGADAVLLMLSVLSDEEYAELAAEAERFGLDVLTEIIDEEELARATRLGAKIFGINHRNLHDLSIDLTRSGRLAALAPKGVAIVSESGIRDNATVRALGGHSNAFLVGSQLTGQPDIDRAARELVYGPNKVCGLRSGSAAQAARAAGAVYGGLVFEEVSPRNVSRETAQEIIAAEPGLKFVAVSRRTAGWEELAFDGISVLQIHAPYQGSLEAERALIASVRAVAGEREVWRAVSMSTTEDAALATALAEDVDKLILDAGNGGTGASFDWTLVPQEVKHKALLAGGLRADTVTDALGVGCVGLDLNSGLEYPADAGVSAGHKDAAQIQAAFNAIRTYVKNEK, encoded by the coding sequence ATGGGAAGTAATCTTCCCACCGTGCTCGAGGGCATCGTTTCTGCCCGCCGCGGCCACCTGCAAGAGATCCGGGAGCGGATCGCGCACGTGGACGTCGACAAGCTGGAAAAGTCCGACCGCAGCCTCTTCGAAAACCTCTACGGGCACAGCAATGCCTTCATCATGGAGTGTAAATCCGCCTCACCTTCGCTGGGACTTATCCGCGGCGATTATCATCCCGGCGACATCGCGCGGGTGTACTCGCGCTACGCGGCAGGCATTTCGGTGCTGTGCGAGCCGGAGCGCTTCCACGGCGATTACAATCATCTGGCCACCGTGCGCGCCTCCACGCACCTGCCGGTGCTGTGCAAGGACTTCATCATCGATAAGGTGCAGATCCACGCCGCGCGCTACTTCGGCGCCGACGCCGTCTTGCTCATGCTTTCCGTGCTTTCCGACGAAGAGTATGCCGAACTTGCCGCCGAGGCCGAGCGCTTCGGGCTCGACGTCCTGACTGAGATCATCGACGAGGAAGAGCTCGCGCGCGCCACCCGCCTGGGTGCGAAGATCTTTGGCATCAATCACCGCAATCTTCACGACCTTTCCATCGACCTCACCCGCTCCGGCAGGCTAGCGGCACTCGCCCCAAAGGGCGTGGCGATCGTGTCCGAATCGGGCATCCGGGATAACGCGACGGTGCGCGCGCTCGGCGGGCATTCCAACGCCTTCCTCGTCGGCTCGCAGCTGACCGGACAGCCAGATATCGACCGTGCTGCCCGTGAGCTCGTCTACGGCCCCAACAAGGTCTGCGGGCTGCGCAGCGGGAGCGCGGCTCAAGCCGCTCGCGCCGCGGGTGCGGTCTATGGCGGCCTCGTGTTCGAGGAGGTGTCGCCGCGCAATGTTTCACGTGAAACAGCGCAGGAAATCATCGCCGCCGAGCCCGGACTGAAGTTCGTGGCCGTGTCCCGCCGCACCGCCGGTTGGGAGGAGCTTGCGTTCGACGGCATCTCCGTCCTCCAGATCCACGCACCTTACCAGGGCAGCCTGGAGGCCGAGCGGGCACTCATCGCCAGCGTCCGCGCGGTCGCGGGGGAGCGGGAGGTCTGGCGCGCGGTATCGATGAGCACCACAGAGGACGCCGCACTGGCAACGGCGCTGGCGGAAGACGTCGACAAGCTCATTCTCGACGCCGGCAACGGCGGCACGGGTGCAAGCTTTGATTGGACGCTGGTTCCCCAGGAGGTCAAGCACAAGGCCCTGCTGGCCGGCGGACTGCGCGCGGACACGGTCACCGATGCCCTCGGCGTCGGATGCGTCGGCCTCGACCTTAATTCCGGGCTCGAATATCCCGCCGACGCCGGCGTGTCGGCCGGGCACAAGGACGCCGCCCAGATTCAAGCAGCATTTAACGCGATCCGCACATACGTGAAAAACGAAAAGTAG
- a CDS encoding anthranilate synthase component II: protein MNKDIHVVLVDNHDSFVYNLVDALAVGGYKTTVFRNTVAVEEMLAAKPDLIVLSPGPGHPLEAGNMMTLIDTVIGEVPILGICLGFQALLEHFGGKVGPCGPVHGTTDRMTLSEAGLASPIFADLTVDAGPENGFHGTQVPIARYHSLGCTQADTLISLGTCDSEIGKVIMAAQSPDGKAIGLQFHPESVLSPKGPIILDRCIAALLET from the coding sequence ATGAACAAAGACATCCACGTCGTGCTGGTCGATAACCACGACTCCTTCGTCTATAACCTAGTCGACGCGCTCGCCGTTGGCGGCTATAAGACCACGGTGTTCCGCAATACCGTGGCGGTGGAGGAGATGCTCGCCGCCAAGCCCGACCTCATCGTGCTCTCGCCGGGTCCGGGCCACCCGCTCGAGGCGGGCAACATGATGACGCTCATCGACACCGTCATCGGGGAGGTACCGATACTTGGCATCTGCCTGGGATTCCAGGCACTTCTCGAGCACTTCGGCGGCAAGGTGGGTCCGTGCGGCCCGGTCCACGGCACCACCGATCGCATGACCCTGAGCGAAGCCGGCCTTGCCAGCCCCATCTTCGCCGACCTCACCGTCGACGCCGGTCCGGAAAACGGCTTCCACGGCACCCAGGTTCCCATTGCGCGCTACCATTCCTTAGGTTGCACACAAGCAGACACCCTTATCTCCCTGGGAACCTGCGATTCGGAGATCGGCAAGGTGATCATGGCCGCGCAGTCCCCGGACGGCAAGGCCATCGGCCTCCAGTTCCACCCGGAGTCGGTGCTCTCCCCGAAGGGCCCCATCATTCTCGATCGCTGTATCGCGGCTCTGTTGGAGACCTAA
- the trpD gene encoding anthranilate phosphoribosyltransferase encodes MSTEDNVGLLLKYLDNFHPTIEEAEAVFRPLTFGEYEDIHIAALLATLRTRGETFADIAGAARAFLDAARPFPISGKGLLDTAGTGGDGANTINITTGASLIAAVGGAKVVKCGNRSVSSKSGSADVLEALNIPLDLDPERALRQFEASNFTFLFAPAYHPAVAHVMPVRRALKVPTIFNTLGPIIAPAKPEFQVMGVAKPQIGEMVAETFRVLGRGHAIVVHGSGTDEIAVHGPTKIWEVRGEEITHYEITPDDLGLGTYALSELAGGDGAENARLMRQSFAGKGPRAHRDALAANAGGMFYVTGITDSIKEGAELAIDLLESGQVNQWLKFHEEANYGK; translated from the coding sequence ATGTCAACTGAAGACAACGTTGGACTGCTCCTGAAGTACCTCGACAACTTCCATCCCACCATCGAAGAGGCCGAGGCAGTGTTTCGCCCGCTGACTTTCGGCGAGTACGAAGACATCCACATCGCCGCGCTGCTGGCGACCCTGCGCACCCGCGGCGAGACCTTCGCCGACATCGCGGGTGCCGCCCGCGCCTTCCTCGACGCCGCGCGCCCCTTCCCGATTAGCGGCAAGGGCCTGCTCGATACCGCCGGCACCGGCGGCGACGGCGCCAACACCATCAACATCACCACCGGCGCCTCGCTCATCGCCGCCGTCGGTGGCGCCAAGGTGGTCAAGTGCGGCAACCGCTCGGTCAGCTCCAAGTCCGGCTCGGCCGACGTGCTTGAGGCTTTGAATATCCCGCTCGACCTCGATCCGGAGCGAGCCTTGCGCCAGTTCGAGGCCTCCAACTTCACCTTCTTGTTTGCGCCTGCCTACCATCCGGCCGTCGCTCACGTCATGCCGGTGCGCCGCGCTTTGAAGGTGCCCACCATCTTCAACACCCTGGGCCCCATCATCGCGCCGGCGAAGCCAGAGTTCCAGGTCATGGGCGTTGCCAAGCCGCAAATCGGTGAGATGGTCGCCGAGACCTTCCGCGTCCTCGGTCGCGGCCATGCCATCGTCGTCCACGGCTCGGGTACCGACGAGATCGCCGTTCACGGCCCCACCAAGATCTGGGAGGTTCGCGGTGAAGAAATCACGCACTACGAGATCACCCCTGATGATCTTGGTCTTGGCACCTACGCACTCTCCGAGCTCGCCGGCGGCGACGGCGCCGAGAACGCCCGCCTCATGCGCCAGAGTTTCGCTGGCAAGGGCCCGCGGGCGCACCGCGACGCCCTGGCCGCCAACGCTGGTGGCATGTTCTACGTCACCGGTATCACCGATTCCATCAAGGAGGGTGCGGAGCTGGCTATTGATCTGCTGGAGTCCGGCCAGGTCAACCAGTGGCTGAAGTTTCACGAGGAGGCAAACTATGGGAAGTAA